TTTCATCGCTCAAACGGCAGAATCCCCGCTGAACTGCCGCGCCAATGGTGTCCGAACTGTTTGTGGACATTATTGGCAAATGGGTTTTGTCTTTAGAGCTCTAGACAGAACCCCCGCGACCGAAGCGCGGAAGGGGAGAGGACAGAAAAGAGGAGAAAAGCAATCCTTACTGTCCGAGGGATCAGGTTACCCGGCTGGTGAATACCAGTAAAACCTGTTTGGTGTTGTTTAGCGGCCGTTTGTGGGGATTCTGGTTCTTGTAACCGGATTTTCTTCCCCGCTCTCGGCCGTTTTGTTTTTACCAACCCCCGAAGTTGGCTAGTTATGACAAACTGTATTTAGGGGTCTGTACCCCTATGAATTGGTGTTTTAAGGATACTCCTTTGAAAAAGGTGTATCCTTTGTTAATTATCCTTCTTGAAAAAACATTTCCAATTAAGTATTCTAATATTAAGGGCAAATATATATGCTCTAATTCTGGTAAAGGTAAGAGAGGTGAGACGATGAAATACATTTTGTGGCGTACCCGCAGCCACGGCCCCAATGACAGACAGTTGCGAGAATTGGAGAGGATAGTGGGGGAGAGAGTTGAAGTGGTGGTTGTCAAGGGGATGATTCGGCGGGCGGAAGATGTAATTGACCTTTACAAAAAAGGTTTCCGCAGAAAAATTCCTTTTAGCGAGGTGGTGGTGCTAGCGCCCCTGACCGTTTCCCTTAAAATGGCAGAGTTTGGAACACCCCCGCTTATTGCTAAAATGGAGGAAGTTTTGGACCCCGCTTTGGCGGACTATAGAGACCAAAAAACGGGCAATATGTCGCGGTTTAGGTGTTTTGCCCGTGTTTACGGTTTGAGAGAGGAGGAGTTGTAAGGGACTTGGAGCCCCGGTCAGTGGAATCAACAAGTTTCGCAATCCTGCGTATCTTGTCCACTGGCTGGGGTTTTCTATTACCACCCATCAACCCTCTTTAATATAATTATTGTAAATCCCTTTGAGTAACGGTATAATAAAATAATGTCAAAGCTAGAGAATAGTTATAGGGAAGATTGCCTTTTTTGCAAGATTGTGAGAGGATTGGAGCCTAGCAAAAAGGTTTTGGAGACGGACGATTTTTTGGTTATCCATAACAAATATCCCGGCGCCCCAACGCATCTTTTGGTTTTGGACAAAAGTCATAACGAGAAAAAGCAAACGATAAGCGGCGAAATAGCGGGGTATTGGGACAAAATGTTTGGGGCGGCAAACCTTGCTATAAAGGAAGTTGGTTTGGATAAGGGGTATAAACTGATTAATAACGGGGGGAGTTACGCTCATTTTGAGCACGAGCATTTGCATGTATTGGGGGGAGAAAAATTTTAAATTTACATACGAAAGGTGGTGCTGTTTGCGAAAAAATTATGGTAAAAGTAAATGTTCAACCGGGAGAATCAATAGAACAAGCTTTACGGCGGTTTAATCGCGAGGTTATTGAAGAGGGTATTATTGATGAAGTTAAGGAACGGGAGTTTTACACGAAACCTTCGCAGATTAAACGAGAAAAGAATAAAATAAGACAAACCAAGCTTAATAGAGATAAGCGAGATAATGGGTAAGGAGGTAAAATTGTGGATATAATAACGGTTTCTATTGTTTCGGGTCCCGAAATAAAAAAATTAAATAAAAAATATAAGGGTAAAAACTGCCCAACTGATGTATTGTCTTTTAATTTAGACGAAAAACTGCCAAACGGGGATTTTGTGGTGGGGGAAATTGTTATTAATAAGGACCAAGCAAGGCGCCAGGCGAAAGATTACGAAAACAGGTATGAAGAAGAAATAGCGGAGTTGGTGGAACACGGGGTTTTGCACCTTTTGGGAGTACACCACGAAGAGTAATGTCAAAGCTCAAATGTCAAATCCAAATCGTAAATGTAAAATCTGGATTCTTCAGATTTATGGTTTTGAGTTGTGGATTTGAGATTTGAGTTTTGCGTTTTGAGATTGTTTTTATGAAACTACTCGTAGGTCTTGGAAATCCTGGAAAAAAATACGAAAACACGCGCCATAACACTGGCTTTATCGTGTTGGAAAATTTTAGAAAAGAACATTTTCCTGCCGAAAAATGGAAGTTTGAAAAAAAATTTAACTCGGAAATCATTCTAATTAAGGATTATCCCTGTTTTAAGGAGACTCCTTTGAAAAAGGTGTCTCCTTTGTTACTTATGAAACCTCTTACTCTTATGAATAATTCTGGGGATGCTGTAGTTAAAGTGTCCCAATATTACAAAATTGCGCCGAGGGATGTTACAGTAATCCATGATGATTTAGATATACCTTTGGGAGAATCCCGCTTGCAAAAGGGCAGGGGCGCCGCGGGGCATCATGGGGTTGCGTCTATTATAGCCGCTTTGGGGACAAAGGATTTTTGCCGTTTGAGGGTAGGGATAGATAGCCCTTTAAGGAAAAAGGTTAATGACGACGCTAATTTCGTCCTTAAAAACTTTAGTGCGAAAGAACAGAAGGCGCTAAAGGAGTTTCCCCGCCAGCTGGCGGAGAGACTCTTTTGTTTATGTAGCCGCGACCTTTATGGTCGCCTTTTTAATTGGCGAGGACAAGCCTCGCCGCTACACCCCTAAACCGGGATTGCTTCGTCGCAAGCTTCTCGCAATGACTGGATGAATTGAAAACAGAACATTGAAAACTTCTTTTAAATCTTCTAGGATAGAAAGTACAATGTTTTATTCTAAATACCGCCCGCAAAAGTTCTTGGATTTGGTGGGGCTTGAATCCCTTTCCAAATCCATCCTTACCGCATTAGCCGCCGATAAACTTGCCCACGCCTACTTTTTTTACGGTCCTCGCGGCACCGGCAAGACCAGCGTTGCCCGCCTTTTGGCAAAAGCGGTAAATTGCGATGCTTTATCAAAAATCCTTTCGGATATGCAACCTCGCTTATCTCAGGGTACCCGCGACTTACATAAAGGTTTAAGGACTAACCCTAACGAACGCTCGGTTGATACCCGCGAGTTTTTAGATGTATGTGGGGTATGCCCCAGTTGCAAAGCTATAGAACAAGGAAAATTTTTGGACCTAATAGAAATAGACGCGGCAAGTAACCGCGGAATAGACGATATCCGCTCTTTGCGGGATAAAGTAAACCTCGCCCCTACCCATAAAAAAGCTAAAGTGTATATCATTGACGAGGTTCATATGCTTACTACCGAAGCTTTTAACGCCCTTCTAAAAACTTTGGAAGAACCCCCCAAACGAGTTTATTTTGTACTCTGCACCACCGACCCGCAAAAAGTCCCGGAGACTATTAAAAGTCGTTGCGCGAAATTTGAATTTAAAAGAGTTAGCGAAGCGGATATTGTGAGAAAATTGGAGTTAATTTTAAAAGAAGAAGTAGCGGAGCAGCTACAAGAGGGGAGCGATAAAATTACTGTTGCGGACCTAAAAAAAATCGCCAAGGCGGCAGTGGGGGGTTTTCGTGATGCTGAAACATTGTTGGAGCAGGTCTTAATTGGCGGGGCTAGCGTTGACGAAATTATCTCTGGAGGGGGCAATCTTGCTCTTGATGATTTTGTGGATAATCTTGAAAAGGATGTCTCCGCTTCTCTTTCCATTATCCATAAAATTTCCAGTTCTGGTGTTGATTTAACCGCGTGGGGGTTGGAGCTTTTGAGGTATTTGAGAGTGCTTCTTTTAATAGAGGCGGGTATCCCGGTTTCGGATTTGGATGTTTCGGAGGAAAAGTTTGAGGTAATGAGAGCGCAGGCGAAAAGTTTTACTCTTTCAAAATTAACCCTTCTTATTGATGTTTTTTCCGATGCGGTAACCAAAATTAGGGATTGCGCAATACCGTCCCTTTTTTTAGAAGTAGCGGTTGTTAAGTGGTTTGGGGAAAATCTGCAAACGGAGAGTTTGCATAAGCATTTACCGAACGGAGAAAGTCCAAGCGATACTGCGTCATTGCGATCCCGAGTTTCCGCGAGGGAGAAGCAATCCGATACAGCTTTTGAATGGGATTCTCTCTTAAAAGCGGTTAAG
This is a stretch of genomic DNA from Patescibacteria group bacterium. It encodes these proteins:
- the pth gene encoding aminoacyl-tRNA hydrolase, whose translation is MKLLVGLGNPGKKYENTRHNTGFIVLENFRKEHFPAEKWKFEKKFNSEIILIKDYPCFKETPLKKVSPLLLMKPLTLMNNSGDAVVKVSQYYKIAPRDVTVIHDDLDIPLGESRLQKGRGAAGHHGVASIIAALGTKDFCRLRVGIDSPLRKKVNDDANFVLKNFSAKEQKALKEFPRQLAERLFCLCSRDLYGRLFNWRGQASPLHP
- the rpsU gene encoding 30S ribosomal protein S21 codes for the protein MVKVNVQPGESIEQALRRFNREVIEEGIIDEVKEREFYTKPSQIKREKNKIRQTKLNRDKRDNG
- a CDS encoding HIT domain-containing protein; this encodes MSKLENSYREDCLFCKIVRGLEPSKKVLETDDFLVIHNKYPGAPTHLLVLDKSHNEKKQTISGEIAGYWDKMFGAANLAIKEVGLDKGYKLINNGGSYAHFEHEHLHVLGGEKF
- the dnaX gene encoding DNA polymerase III subunit gamma/tau; this encodes MFYSKYRPQKFLDLVGLESLSKSILTALAADKLAHAYFFYGPRGTGKTSVARLLAKAVNCDALSKILSDMQPRLSQGTRDLHKGLRTNPNERSVDTREFLDVCGVCPSCKAIEQGKFLDLIEIDAASNRGIDDIRSLRDKVNLAPTHKKAKVYIIDEVHMLTTEAFNALLKTLEEPPKRVYFVLCTTDPQKVPETIKSRCAKFEFKRVSEADIVRKLELILKEEVAEQLQEGSDKITVADLKKIAKAAVGGFRDAETLLEQVLIGGASVDEIISGGGNLALDDFVDNLEKDVSASLSIIHKISSSGVDLTAWGLELLRYLRVLLLIEAGIPVSDLDVSEEKFEVMRAQAKSFTLSKLTLLIDVFSDAVTKIRDCAIPSLFLEVAVVKWFGENLQTESLHKHLPNGESPSDTASLRSRVSAREKQSDTAFEWDSLLKAVKPCNHSVEALLKSCRLLSFSGGVLEIEAFYSFHKERLETPKNRQIVEDTLKELLGVPIRLKCRLGKRFSESEDLSDKNISEPEKKEVAEVAKSVLEVFDGGVEI
- the ybeY gene encoding rRNA maturation RNase YbeY, whose product is MDIITVSIVSGPEIKKLNKKYKGKNCPTDVLSFNLDEKLPNGDFVVGEIVINKDQARRQAKDYENRYEEEIAELVEHGVLHLLGVHHEE